From a single Bryobacter aggregatus MPL3 genomic region:
- a CDS encoding PLP-dependent aminotransferase family protein gives MQHPSLTLNMIQLDLASPEPMQFQLYRAMREAIVTKQLAAGGRLPSTRELAQRWKVSRNTVMGAFDQLTAEGYLKGKQGAGTFVTFSVPDFYSRVTPAGRAACADVVARREAALRQRRMKYQGCTHEPSPLAPLRPTVPSLENFPFALWEQCRKAVLRQGERSLLTYGDTLGYWPLRRAVATYLRDTRGVRCEPAQVVICCGSQQGIYLTASTLLEHGETVWMEDPGYQGARIVYEGFGAKVKPVPVDREGMDIQRAPVAEGVARLIHVSPSHQFPLGHTMSLERRLRLLDYAAASGAYIVEDDYDSEFRYEGRPLSSLQGLDQSGSVVYVGTFSKILFPSLRLGYLVVPPGLVDLFEQSRSRIDGNPTLIDPATIALFMEEGHFARHIRKMRSLYQERLELLHDAVARYLRGGLELEKQQCGMHTVGWLKGSTPDQEVTARAQKNGVVAPPLSQYTRRFTLPPGLVLGFAGFRADEIDNAVKRLADSIPL, from the coding sequence ATGCAGCATCCGAGCCTGACGCTGAACATGATCCAACTGGACCTGGCGAGTCCAGAGCCCATGCAATTCCAACTCTATCGCGCCATGCGTGAGGCGATTGTCACCAAGCAGTTGGCCGCCGGGGGGCGGCTTCCTTCTACGCGTGAACTGGCGCAACGCTGGAAGGTTTCGCGCAATACGGTAATGGGCGCCTTCGACCAGCTCACTGCGGAGGGATACCTGAAAGGCAAGCAAGGAGCTGGAACATTTGTGACCTTCAGTGTTCCGGATTTTTACTCCCGGGTGACTCCTGCCGGACGGGCGGCCTGTGCCGATGTCGTTGCCAGGCGGGAGGCCGCTTTGCGGCAGCGGCGGATGAAGTATCAGGGGTGTACTCATGAGCCTTCTCCGTTGGCTCCGCTCCGTCCCACGGTGCCGTCACTTGAGAATTTTCCGTTTGCGCTGTGGGAGCAATGCCGCAAAGCGGTGCTGCGGCAAGGCGAGCGCTCTCTTCTGACCTACGGCGATACGTTGGGCTACTGGCCCTTGCGCCGAGCGGTGGCGACCTATCTTCGCGATACGCGGGGTGTTCGTTGCGAACCTGCGCAGGTGGTGATCTGTTGCGGGTCGCAGCAGGGGATCTATCTTACGGCCAGTACGCTGCTCGAGCACGGCGAGACGGTCTGGATGGAGGACCCCGGCTATCAGGGCGCCCGTATCGTTTATGAAGGTTTTGGCGCGAAGGTGAAGCCGGTGCCAGTTGATCGCGAAGGCATGGACATCCAGCGTGCTCCGGTCGCCGAGGGGGTGGCGCGCTTGATCCATGTCAGCCCGTCGCATCAGTTTCCACTCGGCCACACGATGAGCTTGGAACGGCGCTTGCGCTTGCTCGATTATGCTGCTGCGAGTGGGGCCTACATTGTCGAGGACGATTACGACAGTGAGTTTCGCTATGAGGGCCGGCCTTTATCGAGCTTGCAAGGGCTGGACCAGAGCGGGTCCGTGGTTTACGTCGGAACCTTTAGCAAGATTTTATTTCCGTCGTTGCGGTTGGGCTACCTCGTGGTGCCGCCTGGTCTGGTGGATCTGTTTGAGCAGTCGCGGTCGCGGATCGATGGAAATCCTACCTTGATCGATCCGGCGACGATTGCGCTGTTCATGGAAGAAGGCCACTTTGCGCGGCACATCCGCAAGATGCGCAGCCTATACCAAGAGCGTTTGGAACTCTTGCACGATGCGGTTGCACGCTATTTGCGCGGAGGGCTGGAGTTGGAGAAGCAGCAGTGTGGGATGCACACCGTGGGTTGGCTCAAAGGCTCGACGCCCGATCAGGAGGTGACGGCTCGCGCACAAAAGAATGGCGTGGTGGCGCCGCCGCTGAGTCAATACACGCGTCGCTTTACACTGCCTCCCGGCCTGGTGCTGGGCTTTGCCGGGTTTCGGGCGGATGAGATCGACAACGCGGTGAAGCGTCTGGCGGACTCAATCCCCTTGTGA
- a CDS encoding ExeA family protein, with protein sequence MYNGFFGLKENPFNLSPDPSFLYRSPQHEEALANLIYGVQSRKGFIVLTGEVGTGKTTMLECLRDYLEQAGVEFAFIFNSRITSEQFFEMIAYDLDLRCQRNSKTEVLFALNQLLIQQANEGRTSVLIVDEAHNLEWDVLEEIRLLGNLENPRIGKLLQIILSGQPELDRKLDAPNLRQLKQRIVLRCGLQPLTLKESSEYIDSRLVHAGIENQTIFPEPLLAEIHLRTQGIPRLINAVCDNMLLAAFAEETKVCTVEMLDEVSKDMRLEWPGRRNRVRGQSEFEASGLSQGD encoded by the coding sequence ATGTACAACGGATTTTTTGGTCTTAAAGAAAACCCTTTCAATCTCAGCCCCGATCCATCGTTCCTCTATCGGAGCCCGCAACATGAAGAGGCGCTGGCCAACCTGATCTATGGCGTGCAATCCCGGAAGGGTTTCATCGTTCTCACCGGCGAGGTCGGCACAGGTAAGACGACGATGCTCGAATGCCTGCGCGACTATCTCGAACAAGCTGGCGTTGAGTTTGCCTTTATCTTCAACTCCCGCATCACTTCCGAGCAGTTCTTTGAGATGATCGCCTACGATCTTGATCTCCGCTGCCAGCGCAACTCGAAAACCGAAGTCCTCTTTGCACTCAATCAACTGCTGATCCAGCAAGCCAACGAAGGCCGTACCAGCGTCCTCATTGTCGATGAGGCACATAATCTCGAATGGGATGTGCTCGAAGAAATTCGTCTTCTCGGCAACCTCGAAAATCCACGCATCGGCAAACTCCTGCAGATCATCCTCAGCGGACAACCGGAACTCGACCGCAAGCTGGACGCGCCGAATCTGCGGCAGCTCAAGCAACGCATCGTCCTGCGCTGCGGATTGCAACCCCTGACGCTGAAGGAATCAAGCGAGTATATCGACTCCCGTCTGGTCCACGCCGGAATTGAGAACCAGACGATCTTTCCGGAACCGTTGCTTGCTGAAATTCATCTCCGCACCCAAGGCATCCCACGCCTGATCAATGCGGTTTGCGACAACATGCTGCTGGCCGCCTTTGCCGAAGAAACCAAGGTCTGCACTGTCGAGATGCTCGACGAAGTCTCAAAGGACATGCGTCTGGAGTGGCCCGGACGCCGCAACCGCGTCCGTGGACAAAGCGAGTTTGAAGCCTCCGGTCTGTCACAAGGGGATTGA
- the csm5 gene encoding type III-A CRISPR-associated RAMP protein Csm5 codes for MKYRATILTPTLVGDGQALSPIDYMVWKDHVNVLDQDKIFAMMAKRPVFEGYLTQLRKAEKFDFQNWGGLAQSAALRRIPFESPAYSPIWDRAFARDLFIPTFLNGPSGHYLPGSALRGALRTALVHKAWSEKKPKIFEKWNQQFEQERGFRYAAQAEENLALGQRGNDKLRAVAVSDSKPVPAESFRVYLTRTAKLVKKGDAFGVDWKPAPTFAEMAVPGTLFEGAWKDKPLSRHAVTHDTLSSAANLWAANQLAIQKQYAERSGLPILNQILTELEKRLEAIRGAKRGCLLQIGWGGGFASKAALGETSDTAYRDVLKRMPFYASAIATGLPFPKTRRVVYLENTPAALPGWIHLEWIGS; via the coding sequence GTGAAATACCGCGCGACCATCCTCACGCCAACTCTAGTTGGTGACGGTCAGGCTTTGTCTCCCATCGATTACATGGTCTGGAAAGATCACGTCAACGTGCTGGACCAGGACAAGATCTTTGCCATGATGGCCAAGCGGCCTGTCTTTGAGGGCTATCTCACCCAGCTCCGCAAGGCCGAAAAGTTCGACTTCCAGAACTGGGGCGGCCTCGCCCAAAGTGCAGCCTTGCGCCGCATTCCTTTTGAGAGTCCGGCGTACTCTCCCATTTGGGACCGCGCCTTTGCCCGCGATCTGTTCATCCCCACCTTCCTCAATGGTCCGAGTGGCCATTATCTTCCCGGCAGCGCCCTGCGCGGCGCTCTCCGCACGGCTCTGGTCCACAAAGCATGGTCAGAGAAGAAGCCGAAGATCTTCGAGAAGTGGAACCAGCAGTTTGAGCAGGAACGTGGCTTTCGCTATGCAGCCCAAGCGGAAGAGAATCTTGCCTTGGGCCAACGAGGCAACGATAAGCTCCGGGCCGTCGCGGTCAGCGATTCCAAGCCCGTCCCTGCGGAAAGCTTCCGGGTCTACCTCACCCGCACGGCGAAGTTGGTGAAGAAGGGCGATGCCTTTGGTGTCGATTGGAAACCAGCCCCCACCTTTGCGGAGATGGCCGTCCCCGGCACGCTCTTTGAAGGCGCCTGGAAAGACAAGCCCCTCTCCCGTCACGCGGTGACGCATGACACCTTAAGCAGTGCCGCCAATCTCTGGGCCGCCAACCAGCTTGCGATTCAGAAACAGTACGCAGAGCGCAGCGGTCTTCCGATCCTGAACCAGATCCTCACAGAACTCGAAAAACGCCTCGAAGCGATTCGTGGCGCCAAACGCGGCTGCCTGCTCCAGATTGGCTGGGGCGGAGGCTTCGCCTCAAAAGCTGCTCTTGGCGAAACCTCCGATACAGCCTATCGCGATGTTCTGAAGCGGATGCCTTTCTATGCCTCGGCGATTGCAACGGGCCTTCCCTTCCCGAAGACTCGCCGCGTCGTTTACCTTGAAAATACGCCCGCCGCCCTGCCAGGCTGGATCCACTTGGAATGGATAGGTTCATAA
- the csm4 gene encoding type III-A CRISPR-associated RAMP protein Csm4 has translation MSALLIRLRPTGPWRIAGDTGRHDELSATFPSDRVFSAVTQAMAQLGELDAWLAATATSERPAVRFSSMFPFFGRQLYAPAPVTLWPPAQATSKMNWQAARLIPLSVIDELLAGQAFREDRWEVDGITGCLLPAGSQTPFRERTRSTAPVDRNTGVSGEAFLSGCIEFNQGVGLWLSALFSDDTAKLRWESLVKAAFRLLADTGFGGERARGWGRAEAPEFQHGSWPHLILDNAPDPETPNSAYWLLSTYVPAATDAIDWKSGYYELKRRNGRVESTAGWGAEKKSLNMVREGGVLVTATAPIGAAVDVAPEGFAHPVWRAGFAVATAIPWKAPSFQMPLPPAKVEVAAKPVAEEAPVLADIYLTDPIIVEEANIVEQPTIVEEPRYVEEDN, from the coding sequence ATGTCTGCGCTGCTCATTCGCCTCCGGCCTACCGGGCCCTGGCGCATTGCCGGCGACACCGGGCGTCACGACGAGCTCTCGGCTACTTTTCCGTCTGACCGCGTCTTTAGCGCGGTCACCCAGGCCATGGCCCAGCTCGGGGAGTTGGATGCCTGGCTGGCTGCAACTGCGACCAGCGAGCGTCCAGCAGTCCGCTTCAGCTCGATGTTCCCGTTCTTTGGGCGCCAGCTCTATGCACCGGCGCCGGTGACGCTCTGGCCGCCGGCACAAGCCACCTCGAAGATGAACTGGCAGGCGGCGCGGCTCATTCCGCTCAGTGTGATTGATGAACTGCTGGCCGGTCAAGCCTTCCGCGAAGACCGCTGGGAAGTCGACGGCATCACAGGCTGTCTGCTTCCTGCTGGCTCGCAAACACCGTTCCGGGAACGGACGCGCAGCACCGCACCGGTCGATCGCAATACGGGCGTGAGCGGCGAAGCCTTCCTCAGTGGTTGCATCGAATTCAACCAGGGCGTCGGGCTCTGGCTCTCCGCCCTCTTCTCCGATGACACAGCAAAACTGCGTTGGGAATCTCTGGTGAAAGCGGCCTTCCGTCTGCTGGCAGACACGGGCTTTGGAGGCGAGCGGGCTCGCGGTTGGGGCCGCGCCGAAGCACCAGAATTCCAACATGGATCCTGGCCCCACCTGATTCTCGACAACGCACCCGATCCAGAGACACCGAACTCCGCCTACTGGCTGCTCAGCACCTACGTGCCCGCGGCTACAGACGCCATCGATTGGAAGAGCGGCTACTACGAACTGAAGCGCCGCAACGGCCGTGTGGAATCCACTGCCGGTTGGGGCGCCGAAAAGAAGAGTCTGAATATGGTGCGCGAGGGCGGAGTGCTGGTCACAGCCACTGCTCCGATCGGCGCCGCGGTCGACGTGGCCCCCGAGGGTTTTGCGCATCCGGTATGGCGTGCCGGCTTTGCCGTCGCGACGGCCATTCCCTGGAAAGCACCCAGCTTCCAGATGCCGCTTCCTCCCGCCAAGGTTGAAGTGGCGGCCAAACCCGTCGCGGAAGAAGCTCCGGTTCTTGCCGATATCTATCTCACCGACCCGATTATCGTCGAAGAGGCTAATATCGTGGAGCAGCCCACGATTGTCGAAGAGCCACGCTACGTCGAGGAGGACAACTAA
- the csm3 gene encoding type III-A CRISPR-associated RAMP protein Csm3, producing MSSHTAQTELSFLGKLLIEGDLVCETGLHIGAGKGTLEIGGADNPVVKDAFGRPYVPGSSLRGRLRSLLEQALGLATPKQLVYVSKRKGQEVRIHSSDSPSDEICLLFGRVPGRVERVEGDALGQATITPARLSISDAPLNLDSITAAMRESLDDELTEVKSESAIDRITAQSQSRTLERVPAGASFKLRIVLDVLCAEDKELLGTLIQGLSLLEDDTLGGGGSRGSGRVSFTNLKLTWRNAAFYKGGAETEAAAASDLATLRAQVSDITQKLEA from the coding sequence ATGAGTTCACACACTGCACAAACTGAATTGAGCTTCCTTGGCAAGCTCCTCATTGAAGGCGATCTCGTCTGCGAAACCGGCCTCCACATTGGCGCGGGCAAAGGCACTCTCGAAATCGGCGGCGCCGACAACCCGGTGGTCAAAGACGCCTTCGGCCGTCCTTATGTGCCCGGCTCCAGTCTGCGTGGCCGTCTGCGCTCGCTGCTCGAACAGGCGCTGGGTCTGGCGACTCCAAAGCAGTTGGTCTATGTTTCGAAGCGCAAGGGACAGGAAGTGCGCATCCATTCGAGCGACTCCCCGAGCGACGAGATCTGCCTGCTCTTTGGCCGCGTCCCCGGACGTGTGGAACGTGTCGAAGGCGATGCGCTCGGCCAGGCGACGATCACACCGGCCCGGCTCAGCATCTCGGACGCGCCGCTGAATCTCGACAGCATCACCGCGGCGATGCGCGAGAGCCTCGACGACGAACTCACCGAAGTGAAGAGCGAATCGGCAATCGATCGCATCACTGCCCAGAGCCAGTCCCGCACTCTCGAACGCGTTCCGGCTGGCGCCAGCTTCAAACTGCGCATCGTGCTTGATGTTCTTTGCGCCGAAGATAAGGAACTGCTCGGCACCCTGATCCAGGGCCTGAGCCTGCTTGAGGATGACACCCTCGGCGGCGGCGGCAGCCGTGGCAGCGGCCGCGTCAGCTTTACGAATCTGAAGCTCACCTGGCGCAATGCAGCCTTCTATAAAGGCGGCGCGGAAACCGAAGCAGCGGCGGCAAGCGATCTGGCCACCCTGCGCGCCCAAGTCTCTGACATCACCCAGAAGCTCGAGGCCTAA
- the csm2 gene encoding type III-A CRISPR-associated protein Csm2 yields the protein MSEEAIKQEAPVSEKPKTEQKPQQQGDRRPQGNRPPQGGGDRGPRGPRPEGDRGPRPGGDRGPRPGGGGGGPRFGDFTPDIDLDKLIADSLYLDNQAHAIVARLRDMDSGTRSQLRRFYNAVRRACRSVETERQHEFVMLRARLAYTIARHGLRSLDVLERLLLQVTRKNDQRGYDRFRDLFEAIVAYNE from the coding sequence ATGTCGGAAGAAGCGATCAAGCAGGAAGCTCCGGTCTCGGAAAAACCGAAGACGGAACAGAAGCCGCAGCAACAAGGGGACAGACGCCCCCAAGGAAATCGTCCTCCGCAAGGGGGAGGCGATCGTGGTCCTCGTGGCCCGAGACCCGAAGGAGACCGTGGTCCGAGACCCGGTGGGGACCGTGGCCCACGCCCAGGCGGCGGTGGCGGCGGCCCACGCTTCGGCGACTTCACACCCGACATCGATCTCGACAAGCTGATCGCTGATAGCCTCTATCTCGACAATCAGGCACACGCCATCGTCGCCCGTTTGCGCGACATGGATTCGGGTACGCGTTCGCAACTGCGCCGTTTCTACAACGCCGTCCGCCGTGCCTGCCGCAGCGTCGAGACAGAACGCCAGCACGAGTTCGTCATGCTCCGTGCCCGCCTGGCCTATACGATTGCCCGCCACGGCCTGCGCAGTCTCGACGTGCTCGAACGTCTCCTTCTCCAGGTCACGCGCAAGAACGACCAGCGTGGCTATGACCGCTTCCGCGACTTGTTTGAAGCCATCGTCGCCTACAACGAATAA
- a CDS encoding PEP-CTERM sorting domain-containing protein — MFSRQIGLSLLALTLTANAATLVVDPNNPQGWTYGKSLTSDGSVKLVVGPDIPPLGSGSLNLNSGTDGSLLTYAGINSYDGLLLSDLQGLSYSTYGTSWNGAQLTYLKIWIDWNGDGTSDDALYFEPEYQRPDYSNLIPNQGAPVLDQWQTWNVFAGGFWTDFDFGPGANVNTLSNYLALHPNAKLATDKDYGAIRFTVGAASPGDVFNAYIDNVTITFSGNSTTFDFEGVPEPGSWALMGAGLALLMQRIRSQK; from the coding sequence TTGTTTTCGAGACAAATCGGCCTATCCTTACTAGCACTCACTCTCACAGCGAACGCCGCGACACTTGTCGTGGATCCGAACAATCCGCAAGGATGGACCTACGGCAAAAGCCTCACGAGCGATGGAAGCGTAAAACTAGTCGTAGGCCCGGATATTCCCCCACTAGGATCTGGCAGCCTTAATCTCAATTCCGGAACTGATGGCAGCCTCCTCACCTATGCAGGAATCAATAGTTACGACGGACTCTTGCTATCCGATCTGCAGGGGCTCAGTTACTCTACCTATGGAACTTCCTGGAATGGCGCGCAGCTTACTTACTTAAAAATATGGATTGATTGGAACGGTGATGGCACCAGCGATGACGCTTTGTATTTTGAGCCGGAATACCAGCGCCCGGATTACAGCAATCTCATTCCGAATCAGGGAGCGCCCGTACTCGATCAATGGCAAACCTGGAATGTCTTCGCGGGAGGATTCTGGACGGATTTCGACTTCGGCCCAGGGGCGAACGTGAACACGCTCAGCAATTACCTGGCGCTGCATCCGAATGCAAAATTGGCAACAGACAAGGACTATGGGGCAATCCGTTTTACGGTGGGCGCCGCATCTCCTGGGGACGTCTTCAATGCTTATATCGACAACGTCACCATCACCTTCAGTGGGAACAGCACCACCTTTGATTTTGAAGGAGTGCCCGAGCCTGGAAGCTGGGCTCTGATGGGCGCTGGCCTGGCCCTTCTGATGCAGCGCATCCGGTCCCAAAAGTAG
- a CDS encoding SpoIID/LytB domain-containing protein has translation MRFSLALVCLALSAAPRDLKPDFAGRSGSALLFDLETNALAGVWNLPRANTTPFRPGSVLKPFTLAAYIEAGLYRQSDKAPERLAYSDNEYFDKLATRMDKEDLTRGYARFGLNQQATTTTLANLLAAARRLIARSREERLRPVFDGMEQAVEYGTARLAAVSSTQVAGKTGTMRDSAVFLGYAPASRPRYILLIHLDSGSGGGDAAPFAAKIFASLFSTAAPPDDPKSVSIRLFWQNPPSRLNLKPGHYPAGTPIEANTSRLNAPGPLTVALRDGHYLLTTQVPLEAYVAAVLEGEAAAFQHPASLEAMAIAARTYAAHFRVRNARRHPEEGFDYCDTTHCQDARFTATKHQPLLDAVQATEAELLWFNGQPAAAYYHADSGGWLEASSDAPYLLQRRDPWWQDTPASRWTWTIKATQLAQALNLTFITQNFRVRDKDTSGRARSLDVFGHPAEAASFRMAIGRTMGWEKLPSRLFEVKREGAMLTFTGRGRGHGIGMPQNSAEAMAAKGKTREQILAEYYPGTRISPAASGLSWRSLKSPRITLYTTNLTRDKALLAEADRELPLLEALTGFKVNPTLRVFPTREAFRDATGISTKVQGATRGRDIKLPPNPSLATLRHELLHAILESNTKISHPEWFREGLVQALLNEKSPESDRAAKLIYLHGKKHTISYWINGLP, from the coding sequence ATGCGGTTTTCACTGGCGCTTGTCTGCCTCGCACTTAGCGCTGCTCCTCGCGATCTGAAACCGGACTTCGCCGGGCGATCCGGCTCGGCCCTCCTTTTTGATCTTGAAACCAATGCGTTGGCTGGAGTTTGGAATCTTCCGCGCGCCAACACGACGCCCTTCCGGCCGGGCAGCGTCCTCAAACCATTCACCCTGGCCGCCTACATCGAAGCGGGTCTGTACCGGCAGAGCGACAAGGCCCCCGAACGCCTCGCCTATTCCGACAACGAGTATTTCGACAAGCTCGCCACCCGCATGGACAAGGAAGATCTGACCCGCGGTTACGCCCGCTTCGGACTGAACCAACAAGCCACAACCACCACACTGGCAAATCTGCTCGCCGCCGCACGCCGTCTTATCGCAAGATCGCGAGAAGAGCGGCTGCGTCCTGTCTTCGACGGGATGGAGCAAGCCGTCGAGTACGGCACCGCCCGTCTGGCGGCAGTCTCGTCTACCCAGGTTGCGGGCAAGACCGGCACCATGCGCGACTCCGCCGTTTTTCTCGGTTATGCTCCCGCCTCAAGACCCCGCTACATCCTGTTGATTCATCTGGACTCTGGCTCCGGTGGCGGCGACGCGGCACCCTTCGCCGCCAAAATCTTCGCCAGCCTTTTCTCCACCGCCGCTCCTCCCGATGACCCCAAATCCGTATCGATCCGCCTCTTCTGGCAGAACCCGCCCTCGCGATTGAACCTGAAGCCGGGCCATTACCCCGCAGGCACTCCCATCGAAGCGAATACCAGCCGGCTCAACGCGCCCGGCCCCCTGACCGTCGCCTTGCGCGACGGCCATTATCTCCTCACCACACAGGTGCCGCTCGAAGCCTATGTCGCCGCCGTGCTCGAAGGCGAAGCCGCTGCCTTCCAGCATCCTGCTTCGCTCGAAGCCATGGCAATCGCGGCGCGCACCTACGCCGCGCACTTTCGCGTTCGCAATGCCCGCCGCCACCCCGAGGAGGGGTTCGATTACTGTGACACCACCCATTGCCAGGACGCCCGTTTCACGGCAACCAAACACCAGCCCCTTCTCGATGCCGTGCAAGCGACCGAAGCAGAACTCCTCTGGTTCAACGGACAACCGGCAGCCGCTTACTACCATGCCGATTCCGGCGGCTGGCTCGAAGCATCCTCTGATGCGCCTTATCTCCTCCAACGCCGCGATCCCTGGTGGCAGGACACTCCCGCCTCCCGCTGGACCTGGACCATCAAAGCAACACAACTCGCTCAGGCCTTGAATCTGACCTTCATCACACAGAACTTCCGGGTTCGTGACAAGGACACATCGGGCCGCGCCCGCTCCCTTGATGTCTTTGGTCATCCGGCAGAAGCCGCCAGCTTCCGCATGGCAATAGGCCGCACGATGGGCTGGGAGAAATTGCCCTCACGGCTCTTTGAGGTCAAGCGTGAAGGAGCGATGTTGACCTTCACAGGCCGCGGACGCGGGCATGGAATCGGAATGCCGCAAAATAGCGCCGAAGCCATGGCGGCCAAAGGGAAAACCCGCGAGCAGATCCTGGCGGAGTATTATCCAGGCACCCGGATTTCGCCAGCCGCTTCCGGCTTATCCTGGCGCAGCTTGAAATCCCCCCGCATCACGCTGTACACCACCAATCTCACGCGCGACAAGGCGCTGCTCGCCGAGGCCGACCGGGAACTCCCCCTGCTCGAAGCCCTCACCGGATTTAAGGTCAATCCCACCCTTCGCGTCTTCCCCACCCGGGAGGCCTTTCGCGACGCAACCGGCATCAGCACCAAGGTGCAAGGAGCCACTCGCGGACGCGATATCAAACTGCCTCCCAATCCATCCCTTGCCACGCTGCGGCACGAACTGCTCCACGCCATCCTGGAGTCCAATACCAAGATTTCGCATCCAGAATGGTTTCGAGAAGGCCTGGTCCAGGCACTCCTCAACGAAAAAAGCCCGGAATCAGACCGGGCAGCCAAGCTCATTTACTTACATGGCAAAAAACATACAATCTCATACTGGATAAATGGACTACCCTAG
- a CDS encoding acyl-CoA thioesterase — MLENTTQVRVRYAETDQMGVVYHANYVVWMEVGRVEAMRAAGVNYAEMEREGVRVAVLGVEVNYKSAARYDDLIDIKTTVVEVQSRMMRIEYAILRASDQQLLATGATRHLFVNLEMKPVRCPEKYYAVFTGACLPRT, encoded by the coding sequence ATGCTTGAGAACACCACGCAGGTCCGGGTGCGTTATGCCGAGACCGATCAGATGGGCGTCGTCTACCACGCCAACTACGTTGTTTGGATGGAAGTCGGACGTGTCGAGGCCATGCGCGCGGCAGGCGTGAACTACGCCGAGATGGAGCGGGAGGGCGTGCGTGTCGCCGTGCTGGGAGTGGAAGTCAATTACAAATCCGCCGCTCGCTACGATGACCTGATCGACATCAAAACCACGGTGGTAGAAGTGCAAAGTCGCATGATGCGCATTGAATATGCCATCCTCCGGGCCAGTGACCAGCAGCTCCTGGCCACCGGTGCCACGCGGCATCTGTTCGTCAATTTGGAGATGAAGCCTGTCCGCTGTCCGGAGAAATACTATGCGGTTTTCACTGGCGCTTGTCTGCCTCGCACTTAG